A genomic stretch from Solanum stenotomum isolate F172 chromosome 8, ASM1918654v1, whole genome shotgun sequence includes:
- the LOC125873349 gene encoding uncharacterized protein LOC125873349, producing MESSSSKNKLHHNYQRSVSQSGRFCSSTISSSTFSTQTSDWLTRSTSPTRVNLRRSVSPSPSVRFSSSPNRSISIFPRKPQQNSHPLPSASNQKKHCTCSPTTHPGSFRCSLHKHTTNRSRGQSYYSSHQLNMRRSAMANSLVRIGTVEGELVKRALAALIRPSSHQLRRRCDFQPRLSRLSVMSKAED from the coding sequence ATGGAGTCGTCATCGTCCAAAAACAAATTGCACCATAATTATCAACGATCCGTTTCACAATCGGGTCGGTTCTGTTCTTCCACTATATCTTCCTCCACCTTCTCTACTCAAACCTCCGATTGGTTAACCCGATCCACCTCCCCAACCCGAGTTAATCTCCGTCGATCAGTATCCCCTTCCCCGTCTGTACGATTTTCCAGCTCTCCGAACcgttcaatttcaattttccCCCGTAAGCCGCAGCAGAATAGTCATCCATTACCTTCCGCTTCCAATCAGAAGAAGCACTGCACGTGTTCGCCGACGACACATCCAGGTTCATTCCGTTGTAGCCTTCACAAACACACTACTAATCGGAGTCGCGGTCAATCGTATTACTCGAGTCATCAATTGAATATGAGGAGATCAGCGATGGCGAATTCGCTTGTTCGAATTGGAACTGTGGAAGGTGAGTTGGTGAAGAGAGCACTTGCTGCTTTGATTCGACCGTCTTCTCATCAACTCAGGCGTAGATGTGATTTTCAGCCTCGGCTTAGTAGGCTCTCCGTCATGTCAAAGGCCGAAGATTAG